In Aegilops tauschii subsp. strangulata cultivar AL8/78 chromosome 3, Aet v6.0, whole genome shotgun sequence, one genomic interval encodes:
- the LOC109749845 gene encoding F-box protein At5g07610, producing the protein MAPGSQKKNTKEVDPTVKLTDDLLVDIISRLRYKSTCCCKCVSKRWRDLISHRDHRKKMLQSIVGFFYEGYNQFRSPRKARYFTNLSRQRSPLVDPSLSFLPNCDTLDILDACNGLLLCRCWKAAHPLKLDYVVCNPTTEKWVSVPATDWSSTSSATRLGFDPAISSHFHVFEFIDEESWGIAEDEQSECYGRIQTLAIYWSKAGAWKYQTVEHGPFAIPKNSPGSFLNGILNLAAYNNLIVAVDVEGDNWSLVHIPKPPYYADDINGIFPSQGQLYFANSPADSDGSELSIWVLDDFIKGKWTLKHNVSHLQLFGTKYSSYANDYSVISMHPEHSLIFIVAGHDKTLMSYDMDSRQLRFICQLGSECTAELPACGDKTLFHPHVPLFSESLADGY; encoded by the coding sequence ATGGCGCCGGGCTCCCAGAAGAAGAACACGAAGGAGGTCGACCCGACGGTCAAGCTCACCGACGACCTCCTCGTCGACATCATCTCGCGCCTGCGCTACAAGTCGACATGCTGCTGCAAATGCGTCTCCAAGCGTTGGCGCGACCTCATCTCCCACCGCGACCACCGAAAGAAGATGCTGCAGTCCATCGTCGGCTTCTTCTACGAAGGTTACAACCAATTCCGCTCCCCCAGGAAGGCTCGTTATTTTACGAATCTGTCACGGCAACGCTCCCCTCTGGTCGACCCCTCGCTGTCGTTCCTGCCCAACTGCGACACCCTTGACATCTTGGACGCCTGCAATGGCCTCCTCCTCTGCCGCTGCTGGAAGGCTGCTCATCCCCTGAAATTGGATTATGTTGTTTGCAATCCCACCACTGAGAAATGGGTGTCCGTGCCTGCCACCGACTGGTCCAGCACGTCGAGCGCCACTCGCCTGGGGTTTGACCCGGCCATTTCTTCCCATTTCCATGTATTTGAGTTCATAGATGAGGAGTCGTGGGGTATAGCCGAGGACGAGCAAAGCGAGTGCTATGGACGCATCCAAACACTAGCAATTTACTGGTCCAAAGCTGGAGCGTGGAAATATCAAACAGTTGAGCATGGACCATTTGCGATACCCAAGAATTCACCCGGCTCGTTTTTAAACGGGATCCTTAATTTGGCTGCCTATAATAACTTAATTGTAGCTGTTGATGTGGAAGGAGATAATTGGTCACTTGTTCATATTCCTAAGCCACCGTACTATGCTGATGATATCAATGGCATATTTCCATCTCAAGGACAGTTGTATTTTGCAAATAGTCCTGCTGATTCTGATGGTTCTGAATTATCAATCTGGGTTCTTGATGACTTCATTAAAGGAAAATGGACTTTGAAGCACAATGTGAGCCACTTGCAGTTGTTTGGAACAAAGTATTCGTCGTATGCGAATGATTATAGTGTTATTTCAATGCATCCAGAACACAGTTTGATTTTTATAGTCGCTGGACATGACAAGACACTAATGTCATATGACATGGATTCTAGACAGCTGCGTTTTATATGTCAACTTGGCTCTGAGTGTACAGCTGAATTGCCTGCCTGTGGCGACAAGACTCTTTTTCATCCACATGTTCCCTTGTTCTCAGAATCATTGGCGGATGGGTACTAA